In Corynebacterium aquatimens, one genomic interval encodes:
- a CDS encoding alpha/beta hydrolase encodes MIAFPLKSNELTAAAESLRIAEKEVLNRMDEVFLIALQINAAGFAGEAPEAGLAMMRRLARRYEKSSKELARNARVLETVAGLQRQLEFFADQLRFSGASPGRFAAQQAVIAWLREMGEELDAACAAELAAGAMCGAEAQVSRLADADGVAVGALNEEHLASAPPEVREAVERAGGTVLEGGPSGYTVMVGDAVNPNSIITVVSGVSSGGVDNLPGAIYRAQHIAEKTGASVVVWQGYDAPKDLARGLSPGAARKGADDLAAFQSALNRRYPDARQVVMGHSYGSVVTAKAAKEHGLEADAVVLAGSPGVPVEHADELRLLNDGHPWAPSTSTVHPGGGPGVYVADSDKDIIKALRGPTGAVHGYNPARPGFGATPIYGIQGGHNDYWDDPAFLNALKGIADGPTQTRVPSGTH; translated from the coding sequence ATGATCGCCTTTCCCCTGAAATCTAATGAGTTAACGGCCGCCGCGGAGTCCTTGCGCATCGCGGAAAAAGAAGTCCTGAACAGGATGGATGAGGTTTTCTTGATAGCACTGCAGATCAATGCGGCCGGCTTTGCAGGCGAGGCACCGGAAGCCGGGTTGGCGATGATGCGGCGGCTTGCGCGGCGCTACGAAAAGTCCTCGAAGGAGCTGGCCCGCAACGCGCGCGTGCTAGAGACCGTGGCGGGGTTGCAGCGGCAACTGGAGTTCTTCGCTGATCAGCTGCGGTTTAGCGGGGCCTCGCCGGGGAGGTTCGCAGCGCAGCAGGCTGTGATTGCGTGGCTGCGTGAGATGGGCGAGGAACTGGACGCGGCGTGCGCGGCGGAGCTCGCAGCGGGCGCCATGTGCGGGGCGGAGGCGCAGGTCAGCAGACTCGCGGACGCCGACGGAGTGGCGGTGGGCGCGCTTAATGAAGAACATCTTGCCAGCGCCCCGCCCGAGGTCCGAGAGGCGGTGGAGCGCGCGGGCGGCACCGTGCTGGAGGGCGGGCCGAGCGGCTACACGGTGATGGTGGGTGATGCGGTGAATCCGAATTCCATCATCACGGTTGTCTCCGGCGTGTCCAGCGGCGGGGTGGATAACCTGCCCGGCGCGATCTACCGCGCGCAGCACATCGCGGAGAAAACTGGGGCGTCGGTGGTGGTCTGGCAGGGCTACGACGCACCGAAAGACCTGGCCAGGGGCCTATCCCCCGGCGCGGCGCGCAAGGGTGCGGATGACTTGGCCGCCTTCCAATCGGCGCTGAACCGCCGCTACCCGGACGCCCGCCAGGTGGTCATGGGCCACAGTTACGGTTCCGTGGTCACGGCGAAGGCCGCTAAAGAGCACGGTCTTGAAGCTGACGCCGTCGTGCTGGCGGGCTCCCCCGGGGTGCCAGTTGAGCACGCCGATGAGCTTCGCTTGCTTAACGACGGCCACCCGTGGGCACCCAGCACCAGCACCGTACATCCCGGTGGCGGCCCCGGGGTGTACGTCGCGGACTCGGACAAGGACATAATCAAGGCCCTGCGCGGACCTACCGGTGCGGTGCACGGCTACAACCCGGCGCGCCCCGGCTTCGGCGCCACGCCGATCTATGGCATCCAGGGCGGCCACAACGATTATTGGGACGACCCAGCATTCCTTAACGCGCTGAAGGGCATCGCCGACGGGCCGACACAAACGCGCGTACCATCGGGCACGCATTAG